The DNA window TTTCTTAAGCCCTGGGAACCGGTCCGGGATGAAAGCCATTGTTATCCTTCCGGCTGGCAGGCACGGCTGGGGATGATCACCGAAATGCAAAAGCAGGGCAGCGCCTACTATTTTATCCTGCTCGATCCGGAAGAACATGAAGTGCAGGGCGTGGCGAACTTCAGCAATGTGCTGCGTGGTTCTTTCCATGCCTGTTTCCTCGGTTATTCATTGGCCGAAAAATGGCAGGGGCAAGGGCTGATGTATGAAGCGCTGCAGTCCGCAATCCGCTATATGCTGCGTCAGCAGCGAATGCATCGCATTATGGCCAACTATATGCCGCACAATCAGCGCAGCGGCGCGTTGTTGACCCGCCTGGGATTTGAACGTGAAGGTTATGCCAAGGACTATCTGCTGATCGACGGGCAGTGGCAGGATCACGTACTGACGGCATTAACCAATAAAGAATGGCTACCGCCACGCTGAGGCCAGAAAATGAAATATGAATTAAGCGCTAAAGAAGCCAGGGTGATTGGCTGTCTGCTGGAAAAGCAGGTCACTACCCCGGACCAGTATCCCCTTTCTCTCAATGGCATCCAGCTTGCCTGCAACCAGAAAACCAACCGCGAGCCGGTGATGGAACTGACGGAAAGCGAAGTGCAGCAAATTCTCGACCTGTTGCTAAAGAAACATTTTCTGCGCACCCTCAGCGGCTTCGGCAATCGAGTGGTCAAGTATGAGCACCGTTTCTGTAATTCGGAGTTCGGTCAGCTAAAACTGTCTGTTGCCGAGGTAGCGGTGGTTGCCACCCTGTTGCTTCGTGGCGCGCAAACCCCCGGTGAACTGCGCACCCGCACCAACCGCATGCATGAGTTCAATGATGTCAGCGAAGTCGAGCAGGTGCTGACGAATCTGAGCGCCCGTGAGGATGGGCCTTTTGTGGTGCGTTTGGCACGTGAGCCTGGCAAGCGTGAAAGCCGATTTATGCATTTGTTCTGCGGCCAGATTGACGAGGCACCGGCAGAAGCCGCATTTGAAAATGACGCTGAATTGAGCCAGCGCGTGAGCGTATTGGAAAACGAAGTCGCGCAGCTTAA is part of the Serratia quinivorans genome and encodes:
- the yceH gene encoding G20.3; its protein translation is MKYELSAKEARVIGCLLEKQVTTPDQYPLSLNGIQLACNQKTNREPVMELTESEVQQILDLLLKKHFLRTLSGFGNRVVKYEHRFCNSEFGQLKLSVAEVAVVATLLLRGAQTPGELRTRTNRMHEFNDVSEVEQVLTNLSAREDGPFVVRLAREPGKRESRFMHLFCGQIDEAPAEAAFENDAELSQRVSVLENEVAQLKQQLQALLERGTHD
- the ydaF_4 gene encoding Putative ribosomal N-acetyltransferase YdaF — protein: MFGYRSASPKVRLTTDRLVVRLVHERDAYRLAEYYAENRAFLKPWEPVRDESHCYPSGWQARLGMITEMQKQGSAYYFILLDPEEHEVQGVANFSNVLRGSFHACFLGYSLAEKWQGQGLMYEALQSAIRYMLRQQRMHRIMANYMPHNQRSGALLTRLGFEREGYAKDYLLIDGQWQDHVLTALTNKEWLPPR